DNA sequence from the Pseudobacteroides sp. genome:
TTTGGAAGCATAACCTCAAACACCGTACCCTTCCCTTCAGTGCTGGAAGTCTTTATTGTCCCTCCATGCTCTTCCAAAATCCTATGAACTATAGAAAGGCCAAGTCCGGTTCCATCTTGCTTTGTTGTATAAAAAGGATTAAAAATTTTATCAATACTTTCCTTACCAATACCGATGCCTGTATCCTCAAAAACTACTTTAATAAAATTCCCATTAAAATTATCTACATAAATACCAAGGGTACCACCCTTTGGCATTGCTTGTACTGCATTAAAAATTATATTTACAAAAGCTTGTTTTAAAAGCTCTTTGTCTATCACAGAGTGTGTATCACCTGATTTTTTAAACACAACCTTAACTCCATGCTGTATAATATATTTATTTGTAATTATTAGAACGTCTTCAACCACGGAATCTACAGGATACAAATTCCTTTCTCCCCTTGTCGGTCTGCCAAAATCCATAAGAGTCTTTACAACCCTATTAGCCCTCTCCACTTCCTCATCTATGATATCAAGCTCCTTTAGAGCTTCCGGATTATCCTTCAACTCATTTTTCATGGTTTGTTCAATTGCCTTAATTATTCCAAGTGGATTTCTTATTTCATGAGCAACTCCAGTAGAAAGTTCTCCTAGAGATGCAAGTTTTTCGTTACGCATTAGCTCCTTTTGCATATTATTAAGCTCGGTTATATCATCAATAATAATTACAAAGCCTTTCTTTACACTTTCAAAGTTCAGTTGATA
Encoded proteins:
- a CDS encoding two-component system sensor histidine kinase NtrB; the encoded protein is MKNKLRIKVLLVVLVIAVSLLHYFGGDRDLPIHNFYRLFYYIPIILAAFNFGFRGGITVSLAVSLIYSPYILLSLSTFDVQAINEFLDIILFFTVGVITGILVEKKNLNLDKLHEELKRYKMLENYTNSIIESIKSGVIAVNNDNLITMANQEAKNILGVGYECIGQSLTDVFAIYENAKDSIYKAFKEDLSNEEMELTINKNEKEIIIKVSIYQLNFESVKKGFVIIIDDITELNNMQKELMRNEKLASLGELSTGVAHEIRNPLGIIKAIEQTMKNELKDNPEALKELDIIDEEVERANRVVKTLMDFGRPTRGERNLYPVDSVVEDVLIITNKYIIQHGVKVVFKKSGDTHSVIDKELLKQAFVNIIFNAVQAMPKGGTLGIYVDNFNGNFIKVVFEDTGIGIGKESIDKIFNPFYTTKQDGTGLGLSIVHRILEEHGGTIKTSSTEGKGTVFEVMLPKKEDSN